Within the Streptomyces sp. NBC_00554 genome, the region CCAGGGCATGGACTGGGCCCGCGGCGTCGGCATCGGCCTCGCCGCCCTGTCCATGATCGAGTACTTCATGTTCCTGCCCTACGCCCCCTTCTGGTCGATCATCTCCATCGCCATCGCGGTGTTCGTGATCTGGGCCCTGGCGACGGCAGGACGCCCGTCGACGACGAAGTAGCGTCCACGGTCCTCCCGTTCACAGGGCAACCCTCCACCGCCTCACCCCGTCCTTAGGGTCCTCAGGGGAGAATTCCGACACCCCATGCGGACGAACGGAAGGCCGGGACCAGGACTTGGATACTGCGCCGGCGGGGTGGTCTGCTCCGGAGTGGGAGAGTGTCACGCCGCGGCGGCGCGGGCGCCTCTGGTTCGCGGGGTCGCTGCTGGCCGCGGTGAGTGTGGTCCTCGGGTTCCGGGTGGGCGACAGCGACGGGATCACTCCCGTGCCGCAGCTGCTCGCGTTCCTGCCCTGGCTGCTCGCGCCCGCTGGGCTGGGACTCGCGATCTCGGCGCTCGCCCTCTGGCGGACCGGGATGGTGTGGGGCATGGCCGTTGTCTTCGGCCTCATCTGGTACATGGACCCGTACGGGAAGATCAGCGAGCCGACCGGGGCGGCCGTCGCCGAACTCCGTGTGATGACTTCCAACGTGCAGTTCGGGCGGGCGACCGACGCGCTCATCGCCGCCGTCGAGCGGGAGAAACCCGCCATCGTGTTCGTGGAGGAGTGCGAGTACGCGTGCTCCCGCGCGCTGGAGGACGCCTTCGGCGGGAGCGGCGGCGCGTTCCCGTACCGGGAGGCCGTCGAGGGCGCCGGATCCGACGGGTCCGTGATCCTCAGCCGGTTCCCGCTCAAGGGCGCCGACGGCCTGCCCGGGACCACCATGGGCATGCCCGGCGCCGTGGCCGACGTAAAGGGACACGACGTACGGCTGCAGCTCGCGCACCCGATGCCCCCGCTCCCCGGCCAGGTCGGCGTCTGGCGGCGTGAGCTCGGCGAGCTGCGCGACTACGCGGCGGCAGGCGACCAACCCACCATCCTGGCCGGGGACTTCAACGCCTCCCAGGACCACGCCGCGTTCCGCCGCATCCTCGACACCGGCCTGCGCGACGGCTCCCGCCTCGCCGGAGAGTCCCGCACCCCCAGCTGGCCCTCCCGGACCACCCCGGTCCTCGGCGCCCAGATCGACCACGTCCTGGTCTCCGCGGACTTCTCGGCGAACAAGGCCACCTTCCTCGACCTCAGCGATTCCGACCACCGCGCGCTGGTCGTCGATCTCACCCTCCACCAGCGCGGCTGAGACGGCCGCGACGGCTGCGGGAGACCCGCCCGCCATACTGTGGGCATGTTCCGCCAGTTCCCCATCAGCCGCCTCACCCCTCCCGACTGGCTGGTCAGGAACCTCCAACCGCAGCGGGCTCCCATCCCCTGGGCCGCCGTCGCCCGCGCCGCGATCGCGATGACCCTGCCGCTCGTCATCGGCCTCGCCGTGGGACAGCCGGAGTACGGCGCGCTCGCCTCCATGGGCGCCCTGTCGGGGGTCATCGGCGACACCGCCGACGCCTACCGCATGCGGATCCTCAACATCGCCGTCCCCCAGCTCTTCGGCGCCATCGGCGTCACCATCGGCTCACTCGTGTACGGGCACGGCTGGGTCACCGTCGTCACGGTCACCGTCATCGCGCTCCTCTCCGGGATGATCTCGTCGATCGGCGCCGTGGCCTCCGTGTCCGGCCTGCTACTGCTCCTCAACTGCGTGATCGGCGCCGGACTTCCACTGCCGGGCGAGTGGTGGATCACGCCGCTGCTGATGTCCGGCGGCGGGCTCCTGGTGCTCGTCCTGGCGCTGCTCGCCTGGCCGCTGCGGTCGCGGGTGCCCGAGCGGGCCGCGGTCGCCGCGAGCTACCGGACGGTGGCGGATCTGCTCGCCTCGAGCGGCACCGAGAAGTACGACGAACTCCGCCTGGCCGTCACCGAGTCCCTCAACAAGTCCTACGACCTCGTCCTCGCCCGGCGCGCCTTCCAGCACGGCCGCAGCCCCGAACTCGTGCGCCTGCTGGCCCAGTTGAACGCCGTGACGCCCGTCGTGGAGGCGGCTCCGGCGGCCCACCAGTACGGCAAGCCGCTGCCGGCCGAAGTCCCCGCCGCCGTACGCCATCTCGCCGACGCGGTGGAGACCGGTTACAGCGGCCCGATAGGGCTCAAGCTCCCGGTGCCCGAGAGCGAGACCGCGCGCGCCGTCGACCACGCCCTGCGGTACGCCGCCGACGTGGTGACGGACCAGGCCCCGAACGCGGGCAACGTCGACGACCGGCTCGGCAGGCCCGCCGCGCTCCGCGTCCGCGCCGCACGCGCCGCACGCAACGTCGTCCTGTCCAACGCCTCCTGGCGCTACGGCCTGCGCCTCGCCCTGTGTATCGGCCTCGCGCAGGCCCTCGTCTCGATCGTCCCGGTGCCGCGTTCCTACTGGGTCGCCCTCACCATCACCTTCGTGATGAAGCCCGACTTCGGTTCCGTCTTCTCCCGGGCGCTGCTGCGCGCCCTCGGCACGGTCGTGGGGCTCGTCGTCGCGGCCGGCGTCCTCGCCGTCGTACCGCTCGGCTGGTGGGACGTGCCCGTGATGCTCGTCCTCGCCCCGCTCATCCCCGCGTTCACCCCGCGCGGATACGGCTACCAGACCGCCGCCGTCACCCCGGTGATCCTCCTCCTCTCCGACGTCCTCAACCACCAGGGCACGGCACTCCTCGTACCGCGCCTGGTCGACTCCCTCATGGGGTGCGCGATCGCCATCGTCGCCGGGTACCTGCTGTGGCCGGAGAGCTGGCACACCCGGGTCGGCGACCGGCTCGCGGACGCGGTCGCGGAAACCGCCGGGTACGTGGAGTACGCGTTCGGCGACGGCGCCGACCCCGCCGCCCGCTCCCGGATGCGCCGCCGCCTCTACCGCGACCTCTCCGCCATCCGTACGGAGTTCCAGCGCGCCCTGACCGAACCGCCACCGGGCGGACGGCGCGCCGCCGCCTGGCTCCCGCTCGTCGTCGCCGTCGAGCGGATCGTCGACGCGACGACGGCGGCCGGGGTACGGATCAGGCACGGGGCTTCCCGCCCTTCGCCCGCCGAGGTCGGCCAGGTCACCCTGCAATTGCGGGAGTTGTCCGATGGCCTGCGCGAGACCGACGTGCTCTTCGAGGTCCGTACGGATCTCACCGGGCCGTCGGGGAGCGTCCTCGAACCGCTCCGGCAGGAGGTCGCGGCGGCACGGGCGATCACGTCGCCGCACTGACATCTCCTGTTACGAGGATGGGGGCGCCCCCTGAGCCAGGGGGCGCCCCCATCCTCGTAACTACTGCACTACTACTGCTGTCAGACGCCGATGTCGCAGCCGTCCTTGCGCCACACCGAGACGACCGCCGGGCGGACGATCTTGCCGGCGCCGTCGGGCCAGATGCTCGCAGGCTTCTCGACGGTCGCGCCGCTGATCTCGCCCGGGTGCTGGACGGCGACGAGCACGCGCCGGTCCTGGACGAGCGGGCCGCAGGTCTCCGCGCCGGTCGGGACGGTCAGGAACTGCTTCAGCTCACCGCGCCGGTCGCCCTTGGTCGCGACACCGAACAGGCCGTCGTGCGAACCGAGCTGGTTGCCGTCGGTGGAGATCCACAGGTTGCCGTGCGGGTCGAAGGCCACGTTGTCCGGGCAGGAGATCGGGCTGACCTTCTCCTTCGGGAAGCCCGCGAAGTAGGTGGCCGGGTCGGTCGGGTCACCCGCGACGAGGAACAGCGACCAGGCGAAGGTCAGGCTCTCGGGGCGGTTGCGGCCCTCGGTGAGTTCGAGGATGTGCCCGTGCTTGTTGGCGTTGCGCGGGTTGGCCTCGTCGGCCTTGGCGTTGCTGCCGACACCGCGGTTGGTGTTGTTCGTCAGGGCGACGTACACCTTGCCGGTGGTCGGGGAGGGCTGGATGTCCTCGGGGCGGTCCATCTTCGTGGCGCCGACCTTGTCACCGGCGAGGCGCGTGAAGACGTACACCTCCTCGGCGGTCATGCCCTCGACGTGCGAGACGGCGCCCTTCGCGGTGGCGGTCGCGAGCGGGATCCACACGCCGCCGCCGTCGAACTCGCCGTCGGCCGGCAGCTTGCCCGTGCCGTCGATCTCGGCCACCGGGGAGTCGCCGGTGAGCTTGGCGACGTAGAGCGTGCCCTCGTCGAGGAGGGTCAGGTTGTGCTCGCGGGCGGAGCGGGAGCTGCCCTTCTTCATCTTCTTGCTGCCGACGAACTTGTAGAAGTAGTCGAAGCGCTCGTCGTCACCGGTGTAGAGGACCGGGCGGCCGTCGTCCGTGAGGCGGACGGTGGCGCCCTCGTGCTTGAAGCGGCCGAGCGCGGTGCGCTTGCGGGGCGTGGAGGTGGGGTCGTACGGGTCCAGCTCCACGACGTAGCCGAAGCGGTGGACCTCGTTCGGCTCCTGGGCGACGTCGAAGCGCTTGTCGAAACGCTCCCACTTGCGCTCGGTGGCGCCGGTGCCGATGCCGTAGCGGGCGTCGGTGGGGCGGCTGCTGTTGGCGAAGTACTGGTTGAAGTTCTCCTCGCCGTGCAGCGTCGTGCCCCAGGGGGTCTCGCCGCCGGCGCAGTTGTTGAGCGTGCCGAGGACCTTCTTGCCGGTCGGGTCGGCGGAGGTCTTGAGGAGGTCCGAGCCGGCGGCCGGTCCCGTCACCTTGAACTCGGTGGTCGCGGTGACACGGCGGTTGAGGTGGTGGCGGGGGACCGCGGTCAGCTTGCCGCTCCGCTTGTCCTCCTCCACGACCACGACGGACAGGCCGTGCGCCGCCCAGGCGATCTCGGCCTGCTCACGGGTCGGGTTCGCGGCGTCGTACGCCTTGAACATCAGGACCTCGTCCGTGTACTCGTGGTTCGCCACAAGCACCTGACGGCCTCGCTCACCGGGGAGCGGCAGCAGCGCCAGGAAGTCATTGTTGTAGCCGAACTGGGCCGCCTGTGCCGCGGCGGTCTGGTTGTCCGGGTCGAAGGCCGGGGCGCCGCGGAGGATGGGCTCGCCCCAGCGGATCACGACGTTCTGGGCGTACCCGTCGGGGATCACCACGGCGTCGGTGAGGTTGGGGGCGACGGCGGTGAAGCGGAGGCCGCGGGCCGCCTTGTCGCTCTTGGCAGTCGTCGCGGCAGCTTCGGTGGCCGCCTGCGCCTGCTGGGCGCCGGTGCCGATGACGGCGGTGCCCGCCGCGGTGGCGACGGTCACGACGGCCGCGGCACGCATCATCGAACGGCGGCTCAGCGCGGTGGCGATGACGTCACCGACGTACTCGTTGTCGCTGGTGTTCGGTATCTCGTGGAAACAGGCGTTGCCACAGCGGTACAGGCAGGTCATGGCCGACCTGCCACCGGGATGCGAGTCGGGCGTTCCGATCAACGGCAGAAGTCTGCGCACTTTTGCTCTCCCCATGCGGTCCCTTGGTTTCAGCGTGACGCTAGGTGGTGCGTATGTGCGGAAACAGGCCAGCGGGATGAACGGGGGGTGAACCCATGGGATCCGCAGGGGTGTTGGGGTTACGCGGGTAGCGTCGGCGACGCGGTGTTGACGGCTGTCGCCCCCGTACTCTGCCCCTGCCAAAGATCACCAGCTGTGACCGCTAACCTTACGTGTCCGTCCTGGCCAGGGATTGACGGGCACCAACTCACGCGAAGGGTTGCGCACATGGGCATTCTCACCGTCTTGCGGAATGCGTTCGGCCGCTCACGCAAGGGTCGTGACGCCGACGGGGAGACCTCGCGGGAGGTTTCGACTCCGACGGCTCCCGAACGGGTCCCCGCACAGGAGACCGAGCCGAGGATTCCGGCACCGTCCTCCGAACTCCAGCCGGAACCCGCACCGGCCGTGGAGGTCCCCGCACCTGCCACCGAGCCCAAGCCGTCCGTCGTGGACGAGCTGGTGTCAGCGGCCTTCGACAATGTGACGGTTCCGCCGGCACGGACCCCGGAGCCGGAGCCGGTGATCGAGCCCGAGCAGGCGGAGACGCCCGCACCGGTGATCGAGCCCGAGCCGGTCGTCGAGCCCGCGGTCGCGGCGGAGGCTGTGGTCGAGCCGGAGCCGGAGGTCGTCGCGGAGGCGGAGGCGGAGGCCGAGGTTGCGGCCGAAACCGAGCCGGAGCCCGAGGCCGAGATCGTGGCCGAGCCGGAGACCGCGAGCGTGGTCGAGGCGGAGCCGGAGGCCGAGGTCGTGGCCGAGCCGGAGGTCGTGGCCGAGCCGGAGGTCGTGGCCGAGCCCGAGACTGTGGCCGAGGCCGAGCCGGAGCCCGAGATCGCGGCTGAGCCCGAGCCCGCTGCCGAGCCCGAGCCGGTCGTCGCCGAGGAGCCCGCTCCCGCCGCCGCACAGGCGGACGAGCCCGCGGCCGCCGACGGCGATGAGGCCCCACCGGGGCCACCCGCAGCCGACGACGAGACTGTCACGGGTGGTGCGGGTGGGAACAACGACCCGGCCGAAGGCCGGGTGCCCACCCCCCGGCCCGAGGCCGAAGAAACCCCCGAGCCGGAGGCGGAGAAGCTCACCCCGGCCGCCGCCCAGGCAGACGTACCCGCAAGCCTCCTCACCGCCTACACCGAGGCAGCCGCAGCTCTCACAACGCAGAAGCTCACCGGCACGAGTGCCAAGGTCTACCTCGTCCTCGACCGCTCCGCGAGCATGCGCCCGTACTACAAGGACGGCTCCGCCCAGGCCCTCGGCGAGCAGACCCTCGCCCTCGCCGCCCACCTCGACCCCGAGGCCACGGTCCACGTCGTCTTCTTCTCCACGGAGCTGGACGGCACCGGCGAGCTGACCCTCACCGACCACGAGAACAAGGTCGACGAGCTCCACGCGGACCTCGGCCGCATGGGACGTACGAGCTACCACGCGGCCGTGGAGGAAATCCTCACGCACTACCAGAAGTCGGACACCACGGCCCCCGCCCTCGTCGTCTTCCAGACGGACGGCGCCCCCGACGCCAAGACCCCCGCCACCCAGTCCCTCACGGACGCGGCGAAGAGCCACCCCTCCGTCTTCTTCTCCTTCGTCGCCTTCGGAGAGACGGAGAACAAGGCCTTCGACTACCTCCGCAAGCTGAAGACCGAGAACACGGCCTTCTTCCACGCGGGCCCGACCCCGCGCGAACTGACGGACGCCGAGATCTACGAGGGCGTACTGGCGAACTGGCGCCCGTAACCCTCACCGGCACCGCACAACGGCCGCCCGCTTCCCACCCGGTTAAACGGGAGGCGGGCGGCCCACCCATGTCGGATACGATTTCAAGGTTCGTAAGACGACCGACGTCACCATCTGAACCGACGATCGTCACCCCACGTACCGACTTGGGAGCAGCCCGCAATGGCTCGACACCTCATCACCAGCGCCCTTCCGTACATCAACGGGATCAAGCACCTGGGCAACATGGTGGGGTCCATGCTCCCGGCGGACGTGTACTCCCGGTACCTCCGCCAGCGCGGCCACGACGTGCTGTACATCTGCGCGACGGACGAGCACGGCACCCCGGCCGAGCTGGCCGCGAAGGAGCAGGGCCTCCCGGTCGACGAGTTCTGCGCGCAGGCGCACGACGCGCAGAAGGCGGTGTACAACGGCTTCGCGCTGGCCTTCGACTACTTCGGCCGCAGCTCCAGCCCGCAGAACCGCGAGATCACCCAGCACTTCGCGCGCCGCCTGAACGAGAACGGCTTCATCGAGGAGCGCGAGATCCGTCAGGTGTACTCGCCGACGGACGGCCGGTTCCTCCCGGACCGCTACGTCGAGGGCACCTGCCCGCACTGCGGCTACGACAAGGCCCGCGGCGACCAGTGCGAGAACTGCACCCGCGTCCTGGACCCGACCGACCTGATCAACCCGCGCAGCGCCATCAGCGGCTCCACCGACCTCGAGGTCCGGGAGACCAAGCACCTCTTCCTCCTCCAGTCGAAGCTGCAGCACGAGGTCGAGGCGTGGATCGACGAGGTCGGCGACGAGTGGCCGCAGCTCGCCTCCTCCATCGCCCGCAAGTGGCTGACCGAGGGCCTGCACGACCGCGCGATCACCCGTGACCTGGACTGGGGTGTCCCGGTCCCGGCCGACACCTGGCCGGAGCTGGCCGCCGCGGGCAAGGTCTTCTACGTCTGGTTCGACGCCCCGATCGAGTACATCGGCGCGACGAAGGAGTGGTCGGACCTCGACCCGGAGAACCGGGACTGGAAGTCCTGGTGGTACGACGCCGACTCCGGCGAGAACCCGGTCCGCTACACGGAGTTCATGGCCAAGGACAACGTCCCCTTCCACTCGGTGATGTTCCCGGCGACCGAACTGGGCGTCCGCGAGCCGTGGAAGAAGGTCGACTACCTGAAGTCCTTCAACTGGCTGACGTACTACGGCGGAAAGTTCTCCACGTCCCAGAAGCGCGGTGTCTTCACCGACGCCGCCCTGGACATCCTCCCCGCCGACTACTGGCGCTAC harbors:
- a CDS encoding endonuclease/exonuclease/phosphatase family protein encodes the protein MDTAPAGWSAPEWESVTPRRRGRLWFAGSLLAAVSVVLGFRVGDSDGITPVPQLLAFLPWLLAPAGLGLAISALALWRTGMVWGMAVVFGLIWYMDPYGKISEPTGAAVAELRVMTSNVQFGRATDALIAAVEREKPAIVFVEECEYACSRALEDAFGGSGGAFPYREAVEGAGSDGSVILSRFPLKGADGLPGTTMGMPGAVADVKGHDVRLQLAHPMPPLPGQVGVWRRELGELRDYAAAGDQPTILAGDFNASQDHAAFRRILDTGLRDGSRLAGESRTPSWPSRTTPVLGAQIDHVLVSADFSANKATFLDLSDSDHRALVVDLTLHQRG
- a CDS encoding FUSC family protein translates to MFRQFPISRLTPPDWLVRNLQPQRAPIPWAAVARAAIAMTLPLVIGLAVGQPEYGALASMGALSGVIGDTADAYRMRILNIAVPQLFGAIGVTIGSLVYGHGWVTVVTVTVIALLSGMISSIGAVASVSGLLLLLNCVIGAGLPLPGEWWITPLLMSGGGLLVLVLALLAWPLRSRVPERAAVAASYRTVADLLASSGTEKYDELRLAVTESLNKSYDLVLARRAFQHGRSPELVRLLAQLNAVTPVVEAAPAAHQYGKPLPAEVPAAVRHLADAVETGYSGPIGLKLPVPESETARAVDHALRYAADVVTDQAPNAGNVDDRLGRPAALRVRAARAARNVVLSNASWRYGLRLALCIGLAQALVSIVPVPRSYWVALTITFVMKPDFGSVFSRALLRALGTVVGLVVAAGVLAVVPLGWWDVPVMLVLAPLIPAFTPRGYGYQTAAVTPVILLLSDVLNHQGTALLVPRLVDSLMGCAIAIVAGYLLWPESWHTRVGDRLADAVAETAGYVEYAFGDGADPAARSRMRRRLYRDLSAIRTEFQRALTEPPPGGRRAAAWLPLVVAVERIVDATTAAGVRIRHGASRPSPAEVGQVTLQLRELSDGLRETDVLFEVRTDLTGPSGSVLEPLRQEVAAARAITSPH
- a CDS encoding PhoX family phosphatase, with product MRRLLPLIGTPDSHPGGRSAMTCLYRCGNACFHEIPNTSDNEYVGDVIATALSRRSMMRAAAVVTVATAAGTAVIGTGAQQAQAATEAAATTAKSDKAARGLRFTAVAPNLTDAVVIPDGYAQNVVIRWGEPILRGAPAFDPDNQTAAAQAAQFGYNNDFLALLPLPGERGRQVLVANHEYTDEVLMFKAYDAANPTREQAEIAWAAHGLSVVVVEEDKRSGKLTAVPRHHLNRRVTATTEFKVTGPAAGSDLLKTSADPTGKKVLGTLNNCAGGETPWGTTLHGEENFNQYFANSSRPTDARYGIGTGATERKWERFDKRFDVAQEPNEVHRFGYVVELDPYDPTSTPRKRTALGRFKHEGATVRLTDDGRPVLYTGDDERFDYFYKFVGSKKMKKGSSRSAREHNLTLLDEGTLYVAKLTGDSPVAEIDGTGKLPADGEFDGGGVWIPLATATAKGAVSHVEGMTAEEVYVFTRLAGDKVGATKMDRPEDIQPSPTTGKVYVALTNNTNRGVGSNAKADEANPRNANKHGHILELTEGRNRPESLTFAWSLFLVAGDPTDPATYFAGFPKEKVSPISCPDNVAFDPHGNLWISTDGNQLGSHDGLFGVATKGDRRGELKQFLTVPTGAETCGPLVQDRRVLVAVQHPGEISGATVEKPASIWPDGAGKIVRPAVVSVWRKDGCDIGV
- a CDS encoding VWA domain-containing protein; this translates as MGILTVLRNAFGRSRKGRDADGETSREVSTPTAPERVPAQETEPRIPAPSSELQPEPAPAVEVPAPATEPKPSVVDELVSAAFDNVTVPPARTPEPEPVIEPEQAETPAPVIEPEPVVEPAVAAEAVVEPEPEVVAEAEAEAEVAAETEPEPEAEIVAEPETASVVEAEPEAEVVAEPEVVAEPEVVAEPETVAEAEPEPEIAAEPEPAAEPEPVVAEEPAPAAAQADEPAAADGDEAPPGPPAADDETVTGGAGGNNDPAEGRVPTPRPEAEETPEPEAEKLTPAAAQADVPASLLTAYTEAAAALTTQKLTGTSAKVYLVLDRSASMRPYYKDGSAQALGEQTLALAAHLDPEATVHVVFFSTELDGTGELTLTDHENKVDELHADLGRMGRTSYHAAVEEILTHYQKSDTTAPALVVFQTDGAPDAKTPATQSLTDAAKSHPSVFFSFVAFGETENKAFDYLRKLKTENTAFFHAGPTPRELTDAEIYEGVLANWRP
- the metG gene encoding methionine--tRNA ligase translates to MARHLITSALPYINGIKHLGNMVGSMLPADVYSRYLRQRGHDVLYICATDEHGTPAELAAKEQGLPVDEFCAQAHDAQKAVYNGFALAFDYFGRSSSPQNREITQHFARRLNENGFIEEREIRQVYSPTDGRFLPDRYVEGTCPHCGYDKARGDQCENCTRVLDPTDLINPRSAISGSTDLEVRETKHLFLLQSKLQHEVEAWIDEVGDEWPQLASSIARKWLTEGLHDRAITRDLDWGVPVPADTWPELAAAGKVFYVWFDAPIEYIGATKEWSDLDPENRDWKSWWYDADSGENPVRYTEFMAKDNVPFHSVMFPATELGVREPWKKVDYLKSFNWLTYYGGKFSTSQKRGVFTDAALDILPADYWRYFLIANAPESDDSSFTWEHFTATVNKDLADTLGNFVNRVLSFSRKRFGDEVPAGTAAGEAETRLGEEIAGLLAEYETQMEALQFRKAAAALRALWSAGNSYLEEKAPWLEIKTDPEGAALTLRTAMNLIHLYSVVSEPFIPASAAAMRSAFSLPDDTATWVSAEEAKALTAVPAGTAFTVPPVLFAKITDEDLESYKERFGGAPE